A region of SAR202 cluster bacterium DNA encodes the following proteins:
- a CDS encoding sugar kinase codes for MSVLVVGSVAYDTVKTSAGERVDALGGSATFFSVSSSYFTPVSLVAVIGEDFRKHDIDLLKSHGVETAGLEKATGKTFRWSGVYGAEDVNTRTTLDTQLNVFANFKPKLNPDHRKHQYLFLANIHPALQLDVLGQMASRPKLVALDTMNFWISGERQALGKVVQKVDVLFMDEGEARSFSGEANLLKAAKRIISMGPHTMIIKRGEHGVLVFRKDSIFAAPAFPLETVVDPTGAGDSFAGGFMGYLAATGDLSANGFRRAAILGSVMGSFAVESFSLDRIHTLTNKDIESRFRGLSSLTQFTPLSAGESLPWRKNGS; via the coding sequence ATGTCCGTACTCGTCGTTGGGTCTGTCGCGTACGATACTGTCAAGACTTCCGCCGGGGAGCGCGTGGACGCCCTGGGAGGGTCAGCGACGTTCTTCTCCGTATCCAGCAGCTACTTCACACCAGTGAGCCTTGTTGCGGTTATCGGAGAAGACTTCCGGAAGCACGACATCGACCTGCTCAAGTCTCACGGCGTGGAGACCGCTGGCCTGGAGAAAGCGACGGGGAAGACGTTCCGGTGGTCCGGCGTGTACGGCGCCGAGGACGTTAACACACGCACGACGCTGGATACCCAGCTCAATGTGTTCGCCAACTTCAAACCCAAGCTTAACCCGGACCACAGGAAGCACCAGTACCTTTTCCTCGCGAACATACACCCTGCCCTGCAGCTCGATGTGCTGGGCCAGATGGCGTCCCGCCCCAAACTTGTGGCGCTGGACACGATGAACTTCTGGATAAGCGGCGAGCGGCAGGCGCTGGGCAAGGTCGTCCAGAAGGTTGACGTGCTGTTCATGGACGAAGGAGAGGCGCGCAGCTTCTCCGGGGAGGCGAACCTCCTGAAGGCTGCGAAGCGCATCATCTCCATGGGCCCGCACACGATGATCATCAAGCGCGGAGAGCACGGCGTGCTGGTGTTCCGGAAGGACTCCATCTTCGCCGCTCCGGCGTTCCCTCTGGAGACGGTCGTGGACCCCACGGGCGCGGGCGACTCTTTTGCCGGCGGTTTCATGGGCTATCTTGCCGCCACCGGCGACCTGAGCGCGAACGGCTTCCGCCGCGCGGCGATCCTGGGCTCCGTGATGGGCTCGTTCGCCGTGGAGAGCTTCAGCCTGGACCGCATTCACACCCTGACGAACAAAGATATTGAGTCACGTTTCAGGGGCCTCTCGTCCCTGACGCAGTTCACGCCGCTTTCGGCCGGCGAGAGCCTGCCGTGGCGGAAGAATGGTAGTTAG
- the mtnA gene encoding S-methyl-5-thioribose-1-phosphate isomerase, with protein sequence MLLDQTHLPSSEVWLELADYRAVVEAIKHMRVRGAPAIGIAGAYAVVLAAGELTDYTPDEFQVRLKAAADVIANARPTGANLAWAVRRMMAHAHVVTSPSSAEKQLLAEALRIHEEDEKANRRMGKLGADLLPQGAGVLTHCNTGALATGGHGTALGVIRSAWEAGKLGHVYATETRPLLQGARLTAWELMHDHIPATLLPDSAAGQLMRQRKVQAVIVGADRIAANGDTANKIGTYSLAVLAKEHGIPLYVAAPFSTIDLTLSSGEGIVIEDRSAREVTHFGGYKSAPDGIAVMNPAFDVTPNDYIAAIITELGVARKPYTTGLANLKKAHTHG encoded by the coding sequence ATGCTGCTCGACCAGACGCACCTGCCTTCAAGCGAGGTGTGGCTGGAGCTTGCCGACTACCGCGCAGTTGTCGAGGCGATCAAGCACATGCGGGTCCGAGGCGCGCCCGCGATCGGCATTGCCGGCGCATACGCCGTGGTGCTCGCCGCCGGTGAGCTCACGGACTACACCCCAGACGAGTTCCAGGTGCGCCTCAAGGCGGCCGCGGATGTGATCGCAAACGCGAGGCCGACCGGCGCCAACCTCGCCTGGGCGGTCCGCCGCATGATGGCGCACGCCCACGTGGTCACCTCACCCAGTTCTGCGGAGAAGCAGCTCCTGGCTGAAGCCCTGCGGATCCATGAAGAGGATGAGAAGGCTAACCGCCGCATGGGCAAGCTTGGCGCGGACCTGCTCCCACAGGGCGCCGGCGTGCTCACACACTGCAACACCGGAGCGCTCGCCACCGGGGGCCATGGCACAGCGCTTGGCGTTATCCGCAGCGCGTGGGAAGCCGGCAAGCTGGGGCACGTGTACGCCACGGAGACGCGGCCCCTCCTCCAGGGCGCGCGCCTGACGGCCTGGGAGCTTATGCACGACCATATCCCGGCGACGCTGTTGCCGGACTCCGCCGCCGGCCAGCTCATGCGGCAGCGGAAGGTGCAGGCCGTGATCGTAGGCGCGGACCGAATAGCGGCCAACGGCGACACCGCAAACAAGATAGGCACCTATAGCCTGGCCGTGCTGGCGAAGGAGCACGGAATACCTCTCTATGTGGCGGCACCCTTCAGCACAATCGACCTCACCCTCTCGTCCGGAGAAGGGATAGTCATAGAGGACCGCTCGGCCCGCGAGGTAACGCACTTCGGCGGGTACAAGTCCGCGCCGGACGGCATAGCCGTGATGAACCCGGCGTTCGACGTGACTCCGAACGACTATATCGCGGCAATAATCACTGAGCTTGGCGTGGCCAGGAAGCCGTACACCACCGGCCTGGCGAATCTCAAAAAGGCGCATACACATGGCTGA
- a CDS encoding rhodanese-like domain-containing protein: MPRREPGEPYYRLTVDEAGKMHGKPDTMFIDVRKPDEYRSGHVKNATLIPVDDVLAKVDDLPRDKNLVFICAVGARSGLACEMAAAMGLDQEKLFSVDGGTPVWIQKGLPTSRGNEP, from the coding sequence ATGCCCAGAAGAGAGCCAGGAGAGCCGTATTACAGGCTCACAGTGGATGAGGCCGGTAAGATGCACGGCAAGCCGGACACGATGTTTATCGACGTCCGCAAGCCGGACGAATACCGGTCCGGACACGTCAAGAACGCAACGCTCATCCCCGTGGATGACGTGCTCGCAAAGGTAGACGACCTCCCCAGGGACAAGAACCTGGTGTTCATCTGCGCGGTGGGCGCAAGGAGCGGGCTCGCCTGCGAGATGGCGGCAGCCATGGGGCTGGACCAGGAGAAGCTCTTCAGCGTGGACGGCGGAACGCCCGTCTGGATACAGAAGGGTCTGCCGACGAGCCGGGGCAACGAGCCGTAA
- the ppsA gene encoding phosphoenolpyruvate synthase: MLREKYTDLAQATDRAIVVYFGEVGKDDVDIAGGKGASLGEMTRAGFPVPPGFVVTTSAFKEFMERNRLYEAIDGLIPKSAGANLSELQRAALQIQNIITSAPMTMQVMREVEEAYRRIGEGTVAVRSSATAEDGEDASFAGQQRTFLHVEGIKDVIKAIQGCWASLFEARAIFYRETNGFRHDDVSIAVPVQQMVSSDVSGVMFTVHPTTNDRSHMVIEAIYGLGEPLVSGELSPDTYVLERGSQRIVDRQIAEQSWKMCRGRRQNGYSNGTEHEEIPVELQKRQKLNDIMLARLAILGLKLEKHYGSPQDVEWVLHNGHLYVLQSRPITTLQSTNGHVAPADHETDIEAVISGSPASPGVVSGPVRIIHSADDIDKVMTGDVLVTEMTTPDFVPAMKRAAGIVTDRGGRTCHAAIVSREMGIPCIVGAGAATKVLTNGAIVTINGRTGKVYAGDVTAQLKTNSPAKTGQKLKTRTRFYVNLADPDAAERVASMHVDGVGLLRAEFMMAHIGEHPRAKLDSGRRGEYVDRLAEGLEKFASAFGERPVVYRFSDFKTDEYRNLKGGQQYEPHEDNPIIGYRGCSRYLQEPDLLEMEVEAIKRVRALHKNLWVMLPFVRTLDEMKGVKDLLDKFGLPRQENFKLWMMCEVPSNVILLEEFLDLGVDGVSIGSNDLTQLILGVDRNSEKPTSTFDECNPAVMRAMERVVKVCKSRGVTVSICGQAPSVYPEFVKALISWGITFVSVTPDMVDETRETTYKVENQL; encoded by the coding sequence ATGCTTAGAGAAAAATACACGGACTTAGCGCAAGCGACAGACCGGGCGATTGTCGTATATTTCGGCGAGGTAGGCAAGGACGACGTTGACATAGCCGGGGGCAAGGGAGCGAGCCTCGGCGAGATGACCAGGGCCGGATTCCCTGTGCCGCCAGGATTCGTCGTCACCACGTCCGCCTTCAAAGAGTTCATGGAGCGCAACCGACTCTATGAAGCGATCGACGGGCTCATCCCAAAGTCCGCGGGCGCTAACCTTTCGGAGCTGCAGCGCGCGGCCCTGCAAATCCAGAACATTATTACCTCGGCCCCCATGACAATGCAGGTCATGCGAGAGGTCGAAGAGGCCTACCGCCGAATAGGCGAAGGCACAGTTGCAGTCCGTTCCTCCGCCACTGCCGAGGATGGCGAGGACGCATCCTTCGCGGGGCAGCAGCGGACCTTCCTTCACGTGGAAGGAATAAAGGACGTGATAAAGGCGATACAGGGGTGCTGGGCTTCCCTGTTTGAGGCCAGGGCCATCTTCTACAGGGAGACCAATGGCTTCAGGCACGACGACGTCAGCATCGCCGTGCCGGTGCAGCAAATGGTGTCGTCGGACGTCTCCGGTGTCATGTTCACCGTGCACCCAACAACGAACGACCGGTCACATATGGTGATCGAGGCCATCTACGGACTCGGCGAGCCGCTCGTATCCGGCGAGCTATCTCCGGACACTTACGTGCTGGAGCGCGGCAGCCAGCGCATCGTTGACCGCCAGATTGCCGAGCAGTCATGGAAGATGTGCCGAGGGCGAAGGCAAAACGGGTACAGCAACGGCACAGAGCATGAGGAGATCCCCGTCGAGCTCCAAAAACGGCAGAAACTTAACGACATCATGCTTGCCAGGCTGGCCATCCTCGGCCTGAAGCTCGAGAAGCACTACGGCAGCCCCCAGGACGTCGAGTGGGTCCTCCACAACGGGCATCTCTACGTGCTCCAGTCCCGCCCAATCACGACACTCCAGAGCACCAATGGTCATGTAGCGCCGGCGGACCACGAAACCGACATCGAGGCGGTTATCTCCGGCTCCCCAGCCAGCCCCGGCGTGGTTTCGGGACCGGTACGGATAATCCACAGCGCAGACGACATTGACAAGGTGATGACTGGGGATGTCCTCGTCACCGAGATGACGACCCCGGACTTTGTGCCCGCGATGAAGCGGGCAGCCGGCATCGTCACGGACCGAGGGGGAAGGACATGCCACGCGGCTATAGTGAGCCGCGAAATGGGCATCCCATGCATCGTGGGCGCGGGCGCCGCCACAAAGGTGCTGACTAACGGCGCCATTGTGACCATCAACGGCCGCACCGGCAAGGTGTACGCCGGCGATGTTACGGCTCAGCTAAAGACCAATAGTCCGGCGAAGACCGGTCAGAAGCTCAAGACACGCACAAGGTTCTACGTGAATCTGGCGGATCCCGACGCCGCCGAACGTGTGGCCTCCATGCACGTGGACGGTGTGGGGCTTCTGCGCGCGGAGTTCATGATGGCCCACATCGGGGAGCACCCGAGGGCTAAGCTGGACTCCGGCAGGCGCGGCGAATACGTGGACAGGCTGGCGGAAGGCCTTGAGAAGTTCGCCTCCGCTTTCGGAGAGCGGCCGGTCGTCTACCGCTTCTCGGACTTCAAGACGGATGAATACCGCAACCTGAAAGGCGGCCAGCAGTACGAGCCGCATGAAGACAACCCAATAATCGGCTACCGCGGCTGCTCGCGCTATCTCCAGGAACCCGATCTGCTGGAAATGGAGGTTGAGGCGATAAAGCGCGTGCGAGCGTTACACAAGAACCTGTGGGTGATGCTGCCGTTCGTCCGAACGCTCGACGAGATGAAGGGCGTGAAGGACCTCCTGGACAAGTTCGGGCTGCCGCGCCAGGAGAACTTCAAGCTCTGGATGATGTGCGAGGTCCCGTCCAACGTTATCCTGCTGGAGGAGTTTCTCGATTTGGGCGTGGACGGCGTTTCCATCGGCAGCAACGACCTGACCCAGTTGATCCTTGGGGTGGACCGCAACAGCGAGAAGCCGACGTCCACGTTCGATGAATGCAACCCCGCCGTAATGCGGGCAATGGAGAGGGTCGTCAAGGTCTGCAAGTCCCGGGGCGTCACCGTTTCCATTTGCGGCCAGGCGCCCTCCGTCTACCCCGAATTTGTCAAGGCGCTGATCAGTTGGGGTATCACCTTCGTCTCAGTCACGCCTGACATGGTCGACGAGACACGGGAGACCACCTACAAGGTCGAGAACCAGCTCTAA
- the mtnP gene encoding S-methyl-5'-thioadenosine phosphorylase encodes MAEVKLAFIGGSGLYNMEALTDKEERAIKTPFGEPSDKVVIGTLSGHRVAFIPRHGRGHRYSPSEIPARANIYALKTLGVERLVSISAVGSLKEEVRPLDMLVPDQLIDRTRGFRPSSFFEKGIVAHVGFADPFCPQLRASLHATSEKHVATHNSGTFVVMEGPQFSTRAESELYRSWGASIIGMTALPEAKLAREAEICYATLALVTDYDCWRQGEEVVSVELVVANLMKNVANAQKIVQDLVGALPEKRDCTCGAALENAIITGREHLSKETRTRLSAIIGKYVK; translated from the coding sequence ATGGCTGAAGTCAAGCTGGCGTTCATTGGCGGCTCCGGCCTCTACAATATGGAGGCGCTCACGGACAAAGAGGAGCGCGCCATAAAGACCCCGTTCGGTGAGCCGAGCGACAAGGTTGTCATCGGGACCCTGTCGGGTCATCGCGTGGCGTTCATCCCCCGCCACGGCCGCGGCCACCGGTACTCCCCTTCGGAGATACCGGCGCGGGCAAATATCTACGCCCTCAAGACCCTGGGCGTGGAAAGGCTGGTCTCCATCAGCGCCGTCGGCAGCCTGAAGGAAGAGGTCCGGCCGCTGGACATGCTGGTGCCGGACCAGTTAATCGACCGGACCCGCGGCTTCCGTCCGAGCTCGTTCTTCGAAAAGGGCATCGTGGCCCATGTCGGGTTCGCTGACCCCTTCTGCCCTCAGCTACGGGCGTCCCTGCACGCCACGTCCGAGAAGCACGTTGCGACCCACAACAGCGGCACATTCGTCGTCATGGAGGGGCCCCAGTTCTCAACCCGCGCGGAGTCCGAGCTCTATCGCTCGTGGGGCGCGAGTATTATCGGCATGACCGCGCTGCCCGAGGCGAAGCTGGCCCGCGAGGCGGAAATCTGTTACGCCACCCTTGCGCTGGTCACCGACTACGATTGCTGGCGCCAGGGCGAGGAGGTAGTTTCCGTCGAGCTGGTCGTCGCCAACCTTATGAAGAATGTCGCCAACGCGCAGAAGATCGTCCAGGACCTGGTTGGCGCTCTCCCGGAGAAGCGAGACTGTACCTGCGGCGCCGCGCTCGAGAACGCGATCATCACCGGGCGAGAGCACCTGAGCAAGGAGACCCGGACGCGGCTCTCGGCGATTATTGGGAAGTACGTGAAGTGA
- a CDS encoding ATP-grasp domain-containing protein, with protein MFSKILIANRGEIACRIIRTCQKMGVKTVAVYSEADLETPHVRMADEAVCIGPASPMKSYLNIKAAIEAAQKAGAEGIHPGYGFLSENSAFAIACRDAGIKFIGPSPEALQTMGDKIQVRQLAKQIGLPIIDGTNSAVSDKQALKRAKEIGYPLMVKAASGGGGIGMHIVRSPEQLKPIIEMGRNVAKSAFGSASLYFERYLEHASHIEVQVLADEKRHYVHMLERDCSVQRRNQKIIEVAPSVKLDANLRKEITGYAIKLAKHIKYTNAGTVEFMVSPEGDIYFLEMNKRLQVEHGITEMITGIDIVEMQLRIASGEALPFTRKGIEAHGFAMEARINAEDPVNFLPSAGRISRLNLPALSDKVRLDTYIYEGYQVGVHYDSLLGKLMCWGENREDARLRLAAALNELQIEGVQTNVPFLKKVVASEDFTSGKYDTWLVSTLLNAEKKAAEAAQEGRDKALAAAIAVAALSAREASRNGTWEAHGFSPSAWKTAGMMDQMAGRGPARRW; from the coding sequence ATGTTCAGCAAGATTCTGATTGCCAACCGGGGCGAGATCGCGTGCCGAATTATCCGCACGTGCCAGAAGATGGGCGTGAAGACGGTGGCGGTCTACTCCGAGGCCGACCTCGAGACGCCGCACGTCCGCATGGCGGACGAGGCAGTCTGCATCGGCCCGGCTTCCCCAATGAAGTCCTACCTGAACATCAAGGCTGCCATAGAAGCCGCGCAGAAGGCCGGCGCGGAGGGCATCCACCCCGGATATGGCTTTCTCTCCGAGAACTCCGCCTTCGCGATCGCCTGCCGAGACGCCGGCATCAAGTTCATCGGCCCCTCTCCCGAAGCGCTGCAGACCATGGGCGACAAGATCCAGGTGCGCCAGCTTGCCAAGCAGATAGGCCTGCCCATCATCGACGGCACAAACTCTGCCGTCAGCGATAAGCAGGCGCTGAAGCGCGCCAAGGAGATCGGCTATCCCCTCATGGTCAAGGCGGCCAGCGGCGGCGGCGGAATAGGCATGCACATCGTCCGCAGCCCGGAGCAGCTAAAGCCCATAATCGAAATGGGCCGGAACGTGGCCAAGAGCGCCTTCGGCAGCGCCAGCCTCTACTTCGAGCGCTACCTGGAGCATGCCTCCCACATTGAAGTGCAGGTCCTGGCGGACGAGAAGCGCCATTACGTGCACATGCTCGAACGCGACTGCTCCGTGCAGCGCCGTAACCAGAAGATCATTGAGGTTGCGCCCTCGGTAAAGCTGGATGCCAACCTGCGCAAGGAGATCACCGGGTACGCGATCAAGCTGGCCAAGCACATCAAGTACACCAACGCGGGCACCGTGGAATTCATGGTGTCACCCGAAGGCGATATCTACTTCCTGGAGATGAACAAGCGCCTGCAGGTGGAGCACGGCATCACTGAGATGATCACCGGCATAGACATAGTAGAGATGCAGCTCCGCATAGCCTCGGGCGAAGCCCTGCCGTTCACCCGGAAGGGCATAGAGGCCCACGGATTCGCAATGGAGGCCCGCATCAACGCGGAGGACCCAGTGAACTTCCTCCCCTCCGCCGGTCGCATCAGCCGCCTCAATCTGCCTGCGCTTTCCGACAAGGTGCGCCTGGACACCTACATTTATGAGGGCTACCAGGTCGGCGTCCACTACGACTCTCTCCTGGGCAAGCTGATGTGCTGGGGGGAGAACCGCGAGGACGCGCGCCTCCGCCTGGCCGCGGCATTGAACGAGCTGCAGATCGAGGGCGTGCAGACCAACGTGCCCTTCCTGAAGAAGGTAGTGGCATCCGAGGACTTTACGAGCGGGAAGTACGACACGTGGCTGGTCTCTACGCTGTTGAACGCTGAGAAGAAGGCTGCGGAGGCGGCGCAGGAGGGTAGGGACAAGGCGCTGGCGGCCGCTATTGCTGTAGCTGCGCTCTCGGCCCGGGAGGCCTCTCGCAACGGCACCTGGGAGGCGCATGGCTTCAGCCCGAGCGCATGGAAGACCGCGGGCATGATGGACCAGATGGCCGGCCGCGGCCCAGCTCGGCGCTGGTAG
- a CDS encoding diphosphate--fructose-6-phosphate 1-phosphotransferase, whose product MAVLGNAMVMQSGGSTPVLNRSLYGIFREACLHREIGNIYGADHALDGVIAGRLYDLRGQSRDEWEAIAATPGAALGSSRRKLKPDDVPVVLELVERLNIRYWFIIGGNDSADTGNRLSIAARDAGIPLSVINVPKTIDNDLVSMDHTPGYGSAARFVAIAAMGAGRDAETMGREAPITVIEVMGRDAGWLAAAGALARREERDAPHVVCIPESAVDEDRFVELIEASYRKNGFAVAVVAENARGKDGVLGKNKEPWYVDDFGHAYYEGAGRHLASLVGMRLRVRVRYEKPGTIQRSMASTYSTADTSEAEIAGRAAVKAAIAGETGKIVTLLREQGSGYQCTTGLALLMEVANAVKRMPAEYYDPATCFPTAKFIEYAMPLVGESLPRFGRVR is encoded by the coding sequence TTGGCGGTATTGGGCAACGCTATGGTTATGCAGTCCGGAGGTAGCACGCCCGTGCTCAACAGGAGCCTGTACGGAATATTCCGCGAGGCCTGCCTTCACCGGGAAATCGGCAACATCTACGGGGCCGATCACGCCCTGGACGGCGTCATTGCCGGACGGTTATACGACCTCAGGGGCCAGTCGCGGGACGAATGGGAGGCCATAGCAGCCACCCCGGGCGCCGCTCTTGGGTCATCGCGGCGAAAGCTAAAGCCTGATGACGTCCCCGTCGTGCTGGAGCTCGTCGAGCGGCTGAATATCAGGTACTGGTTCATCATTGGAGGGAACGACTCGGCAGATACCGGCAACCGCCTGAGTATCGCAGCCAGGGACGCAGGCATCCCTCTCTCGGTGATAAACGTCCCGAAAACGATCGACAACGACCTGGTTTCGATGGACCATACGCCGGGATACGGCAGCGCGGCGCGTTTTGTGGCCATCGCAGCGATGGGTGCGGGACGGGACGCTGAGACGATGGGCCGAGAAGCGCCGATAACAGTCATTGAGGTTATGGGACGCGACGCCGGCTGGCTTGCCGCGGCAGGCGCGCTGGCCCGGCGGGAAGAGCGGGACGCCCCGCACGTGGTCTGCATCCCCGAATCGGCGGTGGATGAGGACAGGTTCGTCGAGCTCATTGAGGCCTCCTATCGCAAGAACGGCTTCGCCGTTGCTGTTGTGGCCGAGAACGCCCGCGGCAAGGACGGAGTCCTCGGCAAGAACAAGGAGCCATGGTACGTGGACGATTTCGGCCACGCGTACTACGAGGGCGCCGGCCGGCACCTGGCGTCTCTCGTTGGTATGCGGCTAAGGGTGCGGGTGAGATATGAGAAGCCCGGCACAATCCAGCGTTCAATGGCTTCAACCTATTCCACGGCGGACACCAGCGAGGCGGAAATAGCCGGGCGCGCCGCGGTTAAGGCCGCAATCGCAGGCGAGACGGGCAAGATCGTCACGCTGCTCAGGGAACAGGGGTCCGGCTATCAGTGCACCACGGGGCTCGCCCTGCTCATGGAAGTGGCAAACGCGGTCAAGAGAATGCCGGCCGAATACTATGATCCTGCGACCTGCTTTCCTACTGCGAAGTTCATCGAGTACGCAATGCCGCTCGTGGGGGAATCACTGCCCAGGTTCGGCAGAGTGAGATAG